TGGTGATGTGCAGCTCGTCGTGCAGGCGGCGCAGCCAGCGGCGCAGCTCCTTGCGCACCTTGGCATCGAGCGCACCGAAGGGCTCGTCCAGCAGCAGCACTCTGGGCTCCACCGCCAGCGCGCGGGCCAGCGCGATGCGCTGGCGCTGGCCGCCGCTGAGCTGCGGCGGGAAGCGGTCCGCCAGCCAGTCCAGCTGCACCAGGTTCAGCAGCTCGTGCACCTTCCTTTTGATCTCGCTCTCGCTGGGGCGCTGTTTGCGCGGCTTGACGCGTAGGCCGAAGGCGACGTTGTCGAACACCGTCATGTGGCGGAACAGCGCGTAATGCTGGAACACGAAGCCGACCTGGCGCTCGCGCACATGGGTGTCGGAGGCGTCCTCGCCCTCCAGCAAGACCTGGCCCCGGTCGGCGGTCTCGAGCCCGGCGATGATGCGCAGCAGGGTGGTCTTGCCGCAGCCCGAGGGGCCCAGCAGCGCGACCAGCTCGCCGGTCGGGAAGTCGAGGGACACATCGCCCAGCGCGGTGAAGCTGCCGAAGGACTTGTGGATGTTGCGGACCTGGATGCTCATGATGCGGCGGCTTCCTTGACGGCCACGCTGGCGCGCCATTCGATGAATTGCTTCAGCACCAGGGTCACCAGGGCCAGCAGGGCCAAGAGGGACGCCACCGCGAAGGCCGCGGCGAACTGGTACTCGTTGTAGAGGATCTCGACATGCAGCGGCAGGGTGTTGGTCTGGCCGCGGATATGGCCCGACACCACCGAGACCGCGCCGAACTCGCCCATCGCGCGGGCATTGCACAGGATCACGCCGTACAGCAGGCCCCATTTGACGTTGGGCAGGGTGACATGCCAGAAGGTCTGCCAGCCGGAGGCGCCCAGCACCGTGGCGGCCTCCTCCTCGTCGCGGCCCTGGGCCTGCATCAGCGGGATCAGCTCGCGGGCGACGAAGGGGAAGGTCACGAACACCGTGGCCAGCACGATGCCCGGCACCGCGAAGATGATCTTGATGTCGTTCGCCTGCAGCCAGGGGCCGAACCAGCCCTGGGCGCCGAACAGCAGCACATAGATCAGGCCCGCCACCACCGGCGAGACCGAGAAGGGCAGGTCGATGAAGGTGATCAGGAGCTGCTTGCCGCGGAAGTCATGCTTGGCGATGGCCCAGGCGGCGCTGACGCCGAACACCAGGTTCAGCGGCACCGAGATCAACGCGGCGATCAGGGTCAGCTTGACGGCCGAGACCGCATCGGGCTCGACCAGGGCGTCGAAATAGACCTGCCAGCCCTTGCGCAGCGCCTCGGCGAACACCGTCACCAGCGGCAGGATCAGGAACAGCGCAAAGAAGGCCAGGCCCAGGGTCAGCAGGGTGTAGCGGACCCAGGGCGCCTCGCGCGTCGCGGGGTTGCTCTGGTAGCGGCCGCCCTTGGCGGCGCCCAGGCTCAGAGTGGAAGTAGCAGCACCGGACATCAGCGGCCCCTCCCCTCGCCATTGCGGCGTGCGCTCCAGGCCTGCAGGCCGTTGATGGCCAGCAGCAGCACAAAGGAGAAGATCAGCATCACGGTCGCGATCGCGGTCGCGCCGACATAGTCGTACTGCTCGAGCTTGGAGATGATCATCAGCGGTGTGATCTCGCTCACCATCGGGATGTTGCCGGCGATGAAGATCACCGAGCCGTATTCGCCC
This genomic stretch from Roseateles sp. DAIF2 harbors:
- a CDS encoding sulfate/molybdate ABC transporter ATP-binding protein, which translates into the protein MSIQVRNIHKSFGSFTALGDVSLDFPTGELVALLGPSGCGKTTLLRIIAGLETADRGQVLLEGEDASDTHVRERQVGFVFQHYALFRHMTVFDNVAFGLRVKPRKQRPSESEIKRKVHELLNLVQLDWLADRFPPQLSGGQRQRIALARALAVEPRVLLLDEPFGALDAKVRKELRRWLRRLHDELHITSIFVTHDQEEALEVADRVVLMDHGRVEQVGTPAEVYERPATPFVYGFLGAVNRFDKHDEIGLLGSQAPAGQVQAYARPHELQIITDPAATGLAAKVERVLSFGAASRVELSAADGRHLEAELSREQAAALNLQSGQAVRLSASRLSLFETSKAA
- the cysW gene encoding sulfate ABC transporter permease subunit CysW; protein product: MSGAATSTLSLGAAKGGRYQSNPATREAPWVRYTLLTLGLAFFALFLILPLVTVFAEALRKGWQVYFDALVEPDAVSAVKLTLIAALISVPLNLVFGVSAAWAIAKHDFRGKQLLITFIDLPFSVSPVVAGLIYVLLFGAQGWFGPWLQANDIKIIFAVPGIVLATVFVTFPFVARELIPLMQAQGRDEEEAATVLGASGWQTFWHVTLPNVKWGLLYGVILCNARAMGEFGAVSVVSGHIRGQTNTLPLHVEILYNEYQFAAAFAVASLLALLALVTLVLKQFIEWRASVAVKEAAAS